Proteins encoded by one window of Anopheles maculipalpis chromosome 2RL, idAnoMacuDA_375_x, whole genome shotgun sequence:
- the LOC126558990 gene encoding uncharacterized protein LOC126558990: MSRVHQNHPIGTSRSILDEIKMEVETHTQPGPSTNTNKTSKDDDLYEEEVTLFADFDICLEVDDPNLYLKVIGIDTDQPIIQVNDEVYRGTVDFAFGTNVFFEKDPKATANKDPVFENNIQDLYRYVCDTDKVLRMKRIFVNAKDQPNQGQSATAVTSDADSSGDDETPQADMVKYEVNMTYEEALNLHLQEGCVASRHISENLNGEALIQNRRIKIKGEPMMQDD, translated from the coding sequence ATGTCTCGCGTCCACCAGAACCACCCAATTGGCACCTCACGGTCGATATTGGACGAGATAAAGATGGAGGtcgaaacgcacacacaacccgGTCCATCaacaaacaccaacaaaaccagCAAAGATGACGATCTCTACGAGGAGGAAGTAACGCTGTTTGCCGATTTCGACATATGTCTCGAAGTAGACGATCCCAATTTATATCTCAAAGTGATCGGCATCGATACGGACCAGCCCATCATACAGGTGAACGATGAAGTGTACCGGGGGACGGTCGATTTTGCGTTCGGCACGAACGTGTTCTTCGAGAAGGACCCGAAAGCGACCGCCAACAAAGATCCCGTCTTCGAGAACAATATTCAGGACCTGTACCGGTATGTGTGTGACACGGACAAGGTCTTGCGCATGAAGCGAATATTTGTCAATGCAAAGGATCAACCAAATCAGGGACAGTCGGCAACTGCTGTGACGAGCGATGCGGATAGTTCCGGTGATGATGAGACGCCACAGGCAGATATGGTGAAATATGAGGTCAACATGACCTACGAAGAAGCACTGAATTTGCATCTCCAGGAAGGGTGTGTTGCCAGCCGGCacatttcagaaaatttgaacgGTGAAGCACTGATACAGAATCGCCGGATTAAAATTAAGGGTGAACCGATGATGCAGGACGATTGA
- the LOC126556822 gene encoding dual specificity mitogen-activated protein kinase kinase hemipterous-like, whose amino-acid sequence MLPTGTHTAAPSDSRSNEVGKNGSTNTMSGSSIDNRITMMEQMIQNPRSAPSLSLPISSQPPTNRFNRTGSGGMGGGSGPNRPSLGLNLPIVTGNRRSESELKFQKIVDKSGLLKINEKIYRTQLSDLEDLGELGNGTSGHVVKMRHNPSGAIIAVKQMRRTGNDEENKRIIMDLDVVLKSENCKYIVKCLGCFITDADVWICMELMTTCFDKLQKKSKKPVPEEILGKVTVATVRALAYLKDNHRVIHRDVKPSNILIDDRGNIKLCDFGISGRLVDSNARTRSAGCAAYMAPERIDPAKTVYDIRADVWSLGITLVELATGVFPYRGCVTDFEVLTQVLTSNPPRLPEDQPFSPEFRDFVQLCLQKDYQARPKYPDLLRHAFLQRAEHDTTINVGEWFRNVAVNCGIQLTSPQLPPTASSASVTAPPNWAATSEQTRIPTPLGSLTEAVQAQSNQQKQTIAIAASSIPIKSTATILSPHIANEAPSNLSSLQQRSQQQQQQLLQSKLSNISLASSSSSISVATSGIAPPVAASTTTTTTIYTPTSASSSPAAYDPRRSPSPQAYYLAKMQPPISAITSTNVVPVAGTVGGGGLERNGSLETARKYKHSPFLSRRTASEYGNGSPKKESTLSSLGQSIFKNFTTSPFAQRKSLPPGESKLASSSSTAPPPMPVSSSGIYANGGGGGGAGSSSSSNPSSPLLLVRKTQQDGMDTDTQYKHLQGNTSPIVLQRFYHQQIQLIEQQREALHQQQHQQVVYGYSSPSPVPSASEASPHPTRYSPLPSHRTVHHGVHPVLSNATLPHQSAIPLYVHHEPVVVTGIAPPSLPASGIPVYQQSGGTVGSPKHKSSSSSLFNTFSRGMKSAGRSDKVIDRGGSTAPTLVTGDRTVYATTGQTMYHHHPQSGQPSAAAMLHRQGTLSNGGSGGVGGGLVPEGSKEETGWFNSFADMKRKFASFVKFNLSNNGTTGTSGAGTGGTATIGDKRTLKEKHLLQQHHHQQLQLQQQHQHQLQQHYASNPYDMMSAGGGGATLMTGAGTGGMYGTTGTFPGPASTTSMVVQPPSAIPPMAHVLNSPATDRRHRSPDPPPRLNRGQSPLLLQRKLEQLGHTGSPLLANRRPFNSTSPSPPLPPRRGSESVPGSPQHLRARINYTPEPHRRPYRTTIDQ is encoded by the exons ATGCTACCGACGGGAACGCACACGGCCGCACCTTCCGACAGCAGAAGTAACGAGGTCGGCAAGAACGGTAGCACCAACACCATGTCCGGCAGTTCGATCGACAACCGCATCACAATGATGGAACAGATGATCCAGAACCCCCGTTCGGCACCCTCACTGTCCCTGCCGATCTCATCGCAGCCGCCAACGAATCGATTCAATCGTACCGGAAGTGGCGGGATGGGCGGTGGATCAGGAC CCAATCGACCGTCGTTAGGCCTGAACCTGCCCATCGTGACCGGCAACCGGCGCAGCGAATCGGAACTGAAGTTCCAGAAGATTGTCGACAAAAGTGGACTGTTGAAgatcaacgaaaaaatataCCGCACGCAGCTCAGCGACCTGGAGGATTTAGGCGAACTTGGGAACGGGACCAGCGGGCATGTGGTAAAGATGCGACACAATCCGAGTGGTGCCATCATTGCTGTGAAG CAAATGAGACGCACCGGAAAcgacgaagaaaacaaacgaatcatAATGGACTTGGACGTGGTGCTCAAGTCGGAAAACTGCAAGTACATCGTGAAGTGTCTCGGCTGCTTCATCACCGATGCAGACGTGTGGATCTGCATGGAGCTGATGACGACGTGCTTCGACAAGCTGCAGAAAAAGTCCAAGAAACCGGTACCGGAAGAAATACTCGGCAAGGTCACGGTGGCTACGGTACGTGCATTGGCCTACCTGAAGGACAACCACCGCGTAATTCACCGGGACGTGAAACCCTCGAACATCCTGATCGACGATCGGGGCAACATTAAGCTGTGTGATTTTGGCATCAGTGGCCGGCTGGTGGATTCGAATGCCCGTACACGTTCGGCCGGTTGCGCTGCATACATGGCG CCCGAACGAATCGATCCAGCAAAAACAGTGTACGACATTCGGGCAGATGTGTGGTCGCTCGGTATAACTTTGGTCGAGCTGGCCACCGGTGTATTTCCGTACCGTGGCTGTGTGACTGATTTTGAGGTGCTTACGCAAGTGCTCACCTCCAATCCGCCCCGGTTGCCCGAAGATCAACCGTTCAGTCCGGAGTTTCGAGACTTTGTGCAGCTGTGCCTGCAGAAGGACTACCAGGCAAGACCGAAATATCCGGATCTGTTGCGCCACGCGTTCCTGCAGCGTGCCGAACACGACACCACGATCAACGTGGGCGAATGGTTCCGCAATGTGGCTGTTAACTGTGGCATTCAGCTAACCAGTCCGCAACTGCCTCCGACCGCTTCGTCCGCTTCCGTCACTGCACCTCCGAACTGGGCCGCAACGTCGGAACAAACCAG AATACCGACACCGCTGGGAAGTTTGACGGAAGCAGTCCAGGCGCAATCGaaccagcaaaagcaaaccatcGCCATCGCCGCCTCGTCCATCCCTATCAAGTCAACCGCAACGATCCTATCCCCTCACATTGCCAACGAAGCCCCCAGCAACCTCAGTAGCCTTCAGCAACGatcgcagcaacagcagcagcaacttctCCAGAGCAAACTAAGTAACATCAGCCTAGCGTCCTCATCGTCCTCCATCTCGGTGGCCACCTCAGGAATCGCACCACCAGTAGCCGCctctaccaccaccacgaccacCATCTACACACCTACCTCTGCGTCTTCCTCTCCGGCCGCGTACGATCCACGCCGGTCACCTTCGCCCCAGGCCTACTATTTAGCAAAAATGCAACCGCCAATAAGTGCCATTACTAGCACGAACGTAGTACCAGTAGCGGGgacggttggtggtggtggactgGAGCGAAACGGGTCGCTCGAAACGGCACGCAAGTACAAACATTCACCCTTCCTGTCCCGTCGCACCGCCTCCGAGTACGGCAACGGCAGCCCCAAGAAGGAATCGACACTTAGCAGTTTGGGtcaaagtattttcaaaaactttacGACATCTCCGTTCGCCCAACGTAAATCCTTACCGCCGGGTGAATCGAAGCTTGCCTCTTCCTCTTCTACCGCACCACCGCCGATGCCTGTTTCGTCCTCGGGCATCTAcgcgaatggtggtggtggtggtggtgctgggtcgagcagtagcagcaatcCGTCTTCACCATTGTTGTTGGTGCGGAAAACTCAGCAGGATGGGATGGATACGGATACGCAGTACAAGCATCTGCAGGGTAACACTAGTCCAATTG TTCTGCAGCGATTCTATCACCAGCAGATTCAGCTGATCGAGCAGCAAAGGGAAGCactgcaccagcagcagcaccagcaagtTGTTTACGGGTACTCCTCACCATCTCCAGTTCCTTCGGCAAGTGAAGCGTCGCCCCATCCTACCCGATACAGTCCATTACCCTCACACCGAACCGTACACCATGGCGTCCATCCAGTACTCAGCAATGCCACGCTACCACACCAAAGCGCTATCCCGCTCTACGTTCATCATGAACCGGTGGTGGTGACAGGGATAGCACCACCATCATTGCCCGCGTCCGGCATTCCCGTGTACCAACAATCCGGTGGTACCGTCGGAAGTCCGAAGCACAAATCTTCCTCCTCGTCCCTATTTAACACATTCAGTCGCGGCATGAAAAGTGCCGGTCGGAGTGATAAGGTGATCGATCGAGGTGGATCCACCGCTCCTACATTGGTGACTGGCGATCGTACGGTCTATGCTACCACTGGCCAAACGatgtaccatcatcatccacaaTCAGGACAGCCAAGTGCGGCGGCGATGCTTCATCGACAAGGAACGCTCAGCaacggtggtagtggtggtgttggtggtggattgGTTCCGGAAGGCAGCAAAGAAGAAACAG gaTGGTTCAATTCCTTTGCAGATATGAAGCGAAAATTTGCCTCGTTTGTGAAGTTTAACCTCAGCAACAATGGCACCACGGGGACAAGTGGAGCGGGCACCGGTGGTACCGCCACCATTGGAGACAAGCGGACGCTAAAGGAGAAACATCTGCTACAacagcaccatcatcaacaacttcagctacaacaacaacatcagcaccaGCTTCAGCAGCATTATGCATCGAATCCTTATGATATGATGTCcgcaggaggaggaggagcaaCGTTGATGACGGGGGCCGGTACGGGTGGGATGTACGGTACGACGGGAACATTCCCCGGTCCTGCTTCGACAACGTCCATGGTAGTGCAACCTCCTTCCGCCATACCGCCCATGGCACACGTGCTCAACAGTCCTGCAACCGATCGACGGCACCGCAGTCCAGATCCTCCACCGAG ATTAAACCGTGGTCAATCACCTCTACTTCTGCAACGGAAACTGGAACAGCTCGGTCACACCGGTTCGCCATTACTGGCCAACAGAAGACC CTTCAATTCTACCTCCCCATCACCTCCCTTACCGCCTCGTCGCGGTTCGGAAAGTGTGCCCGGTTCACCGCAACATTTGCGTGCCCGCATCAACTACACCCCGGAACCGCACCGACGTCCCTACCGCACCACGATCGATCAATGA